A genomic region of Sarcophilus harrisii chromosome 6, mSarHar1.11, whole genome shotgun sequence contains the following coding sequences:
- the LOC100931352 gene encoding LOW QUALITY PROTEIN: olfactory receptor 5F1-like (The sequence of the model RefSeq protein was modified relative to this genomic sequence to represent the inferred CDS: inserted 1 base in 1 codon), whose protein sequence is MNGKNHTTVTEFILLGLTDSSELQIILFVLFLVIYTLTAVGNIGMIVLIILNSRLHTPMYFFLSNLSFTDVCYSSTIAPKMLTDLMSKRKTISFAGCFLQMYVFIALATTESILFGLMAYDHYVAICNPLLYTVTMSRTVCLKMVEGAYTAGLLNSMINTSYLSSLSFCGSNVIHXFFCDSPPLFKISCSDTHMNESIFSMCAGINMVGTVLIIFTSYIYILVSIMRMHSREGRHKAFSTCASHLTAIILFYSTAIFTYLRPSSSYSLNQDIVASVFYTMVIPMLNPLIYSLRNKEVKKALKNVIMRKRIPAFI, encoded by the exons atgaatgggaaaaaccACACCACCGTGACTGAGTTCATCCTCCTGGGCTTAACAGACTCTAGTGAACTTCAGATTATTCTCTTTGTGTTATTTTTGGTAATTTATACTCTCACTGCTGTGGGTAATATTGGAATGATTGTACTTATCATTCTAAACTCTCGACTGCACACTCCCATGTATTTCTTCCTGAGTAACTTGTCATTTACTGATGTATGTTATTCATCCACCATTGCTCCAAAGATGCTGACAGATTTAATGTCTAAGAGGAAAACCATCTCTTTTGCTGGCTGCTTTCTACAAATGTATGTCTTCATTGCCTTGGCCACTACAGAGAGCATACTCTTTGGATTAATGGCCTATGATCATTATGTAGCTATTTGTAACCCATTACTCTACACTGTTACCATGTCCAGGACTGTCTGTCTAAAGATGGTTGAAGGGGCCTATACAGCAGGATTACTTAATTCTATGATCAACACAAGTTATTTAAGTAGCTTATCATTTTGTGGTTCCAatgttattc cttttttttgtgatAGTCCCCCACTCTTTAAAATTTCTTGCTCTGACACACACATGAATGAAAGTATTTTTTCTATGTGTGCTGGAATAAATATGGTAGGTACAGTGCTGATCATCTTCACTTCCTACATCTATATTCTTGTCTCTATCATGCGCATGCATTCCAGGGAAGGAAGGCACAAAGCCTTCTCAACTTGTGCCTCTCATCTTACAGCcatcatattattttattcaacCGCCATCTTCACTTATCTGAGACCTAGCTCTAGCTATTCGTTGAATCAAGATATAGTGGCTTCTGTGTTCTACACAATGGTGATCCCTATGTTGAACCCCCTGATCTATAGCCTGAGAAACAAGGAGGTAAAGAAGGCCTTGAAGAATGTAATTATGAGAAAAAGGATTCCTGCTTTCATTTGA